In the Sphingobacterium sp. PCS056 genome, TTTTCCCCGAAGCAACAGCAACAGTACCCGTTTTTACTTCTTTTTCTTTGAGAATATTAATATCATGCGATTCCGATTTTAATTGGTATCGTGCATTTCCATCTTTGGCTGTTACTTTATCTGCTTGCATAATGATGACTTCAGTTTGTGCACCACTTGTGATGTCTGCTTTTTTGTAGAATACAATATAACGATCTGCAGTCGGGTATACAGCATGATTATTTTTATAGTCATAAATAATCCAAGTTGGACCGTTTGCCGGTTCTCCTGCAGTGGATGCATCTATAGTTAAAAAATTAGTTTCTTTAACATCCAATTGGTTAAAGTCTGCTGTATTGGTCAACTTAATATCTTTGATACTCGTATTTTTCAAGTCAAAATATCCCATTTGATAACCTTGGTTTCCCAAATCTAAACGAGACCCGTACATGCCTGAAAGTTTAAAAGTATAGGAGCTTTCTGTCGCATCTTCTTGTTTCTTTAAGTCGTAAAATATAGTTTTACCACTTGGTACAGCAACATTAAGTCCTTCAGTTTTGAAAACTTCTTCTTCTTTTGGCTCTTCAACTTTATCTTTTTACAAGCTGTAAATTGAAAAGAGGTCAGTGCAATAGCACTAACACACAGGATAGTTTTTAATTTATGTGATGATTTCATGATTACACGGATTTAAGATTACGAGACAACTGCTTTTGAATTAAAGGTATTGGTAAAGGCATCAAATGTCGCTAATGCAGCATCGATAGCTTCTTGCTCGTCATTTTCGGCAACTTCTGCATTGATTATTGCAGTAAACTCCGCCCATTTTTCCATTGATTGGTCACCATAACCATTAAAAAAGTTAAATCCCGAAGTGATACCTCTATGTTGAAGCATTTTGACAATATGTGGCCCGCCCATGATAGATCCCTCTAGTACATAAAGAGCACCGATAGCTTGGTTTTTTGTGCTGATCGTCGGTAACACAACTTCAGGTAAGTTTTCTAAACTACCACCTAGTTCAATGATATCTTTGGCAACATGTGATGCATTTCTGCGTGTGGCATAGTAAGACGCTAAGCTTGTTGGTAATGCCGCTTCAATGTTTCCTTCTGCAGCATTGAAATAAGCATAGAAATATTTCAATACGTCTGCATAATCTAAGTTATTTTCAATAGCCTTCAATTTAAAAATAACATTTTTTTCTAATTCTTGATGGCCATTTTTTGTGGCTTCTTTGATTTTTAAGTTTAACATGATATTTGCTTATTAATTTTATAAATTACTCGTTTTTAAATTTTTTGTTCCGTCTTCTTGTATAAAATATCGGAAAGTAAAGTAGGGGGCAGGCCAGTAAAGGTCAGTAATCGGCGTAAAATTGTGAATACCCTGATATACACTGATCATTTGCAGCTTAACATATTTCCCATTACTTAAACGGATGACATAGGTGCGGTCAGGCATGGCTTGTACCAAATGACGCTGTATATTATAATCATACCAGCCTGATGACTCGGCATCCATAATAATACCGAATGCATTTATCTTTGAGTTTTCAAATTCAATATCCTCAGGAGCTGAATCGACCTGGTCATATGGCTTTTTAATCAGTACAATGCGGTGTCTTGATGGATTTCCGTAAGCGGGATTATTTTCCATCGTTCCATCATTAATAAAAAGTGTTCCATTGTATTGTCCTGTAAAGGCAAGATCCCAATCTGTTTTTGCAAAGTTCGTGACCGAATCGGTATGATTTTTTAACCAGGTCTGGTTTTGATCTGAAAACCGAAATAGGAAGGTATAAAAGTCTCTTGTTTCTTTGGGGTTTCCGCCACCAACACCAGCTCCAACATAAGCATTTACATCACCAGCAAGATCTTTTATGATCGTACTTTTTCCGTCGGCTAAGATGTCTGGCTCAATGTTGGGTTTAAAACATGAAGTAAACACTGTTGCTATGCAACTATAAAAGAGTATTTTTATGGATAATTTCATCTTTTTACTTTATTAATCTGTAGGATAGGCCAAAGGATACACTTCGACCAATTTGGCCTGGAATTAAATAATTAATATAGTTTCCGAGGTTTTCTCCAGTCACCCGGACAGTTAGAGGAAGTTTGTCAAACTTTTTTTCAATAGTTGCATTATAGAGAATATGCTGATTGACAAATGTGTCAAAACGATCAATAAAATGATTGCCATTTGCATCTGAAAATGCATACTTCCCTCTGTAGTTAGCGCGTGCATTTATTGTCAGATTCCAAGGAGCTTGATAAATTGCACCTACGTTGAATTGATGTCTTGATCTGTTTTCTAAGCCCCAGTAGTCTTTTGATGTTGGTTTAAACGTCTCACCGGTCTTTGGATCTCTTAAGGTATTAAATGGCCAATTCCCTTGCTCTATACTGTCAATAACACTCATATCTTTGGCAATCAGATATTGATAACCTGCATTGATTGTGATTTTTTCTAATACCCGAGTAGAAAGAGATATGTCAAATCCTTTATTGACTGACTTTGGTAAATTTTGATACGAATAAATCGCCATGTTTTGCATACCTGTGGCAACCTGTATACTATTGATTTGATTTTTAAGCTGATGACGAAATACATTGACTTCTACTGTTGTATTCGTTAACGGCTTCCAGGTCAAACCTGCATTGATTGAGGTGTTGTGCTCGGCTTTTAAATTACCATCAAGTTGATTGATGATGTAATTGCGACGTTCAGAAATTTGTCCTGCGGCATCCATTTCATCCAGAGTACTGTTTAAAACTTCATTGCCGATAACGTAGTAATTGGCAGCAGGGTTGTAAAACACCTGATAACGGGTCTTGAAGTCAGGAGCTTTAAATCCTGTTCCTATACCTGTTTTCAAAGCAAGCTGAGGCAGTAATTGATAGGTCACACCTAAACTTGGGTTTAATCGTCCTCCGTAATTGTCTGTCTGATCATAGCGCAATCCTGCAACAACAGTGGTTTTTTCTCCGATTGTTTTATTCGCTTGGGAATATAAAAAGAAGTTCTTCTGATTTTTGTTGTCAAAATTCTCATCAAGATCCATAGCTTCTATAGCGCCACCTAGTCCCATAGTCACATTTAAGCCTTCTGACTGATAAGCAAATTGTTGTTCCAGACGATGGACCATCTGTGTGAAATTGTCTGAGGCCAAATTGGCATTGTTTTGTTGTGCTGTTACTTTATTATCGGATTGATAATGCGATACGTAATAGGTAGAAAGCGATTTCCAGCGCTCATTCCAACGGCTATCGTAGAACAATGAAGCATTGATGTCAGTTTCTTTTTGTTGATCTAGCGTGCTGAAATCTTGTCCGTAACCACGGTGCATATCGGATTGGCGATAGTTATAACGCCCTGAAGCGCCAATAAAATGCTGATTATCTTTCAATTGATGTCTTACTTTTCCCTGGATGGAAAAAGTTTGGTAGGGTGGGACCGTGGTTCCGCTTGACTGAAATTTTTTGTTTGTATTAAAACCATCCGTACGGTAGTAATTCGTAGAGAGTAAAGCTGTTCCTCTATTTTTATTAAAGGAAGTCTCGCCTTCTAAGGTTGCATCCAATACGTTGAAGCTTCCATAGTTAATATTTGCATGCATTTGAGGAGTTACTTTACCTAAACGGGTGATGATATTGATCGCTCCTCCCAGTGCATCACTCCCATAAAGACAAGAAGAAGCTCCTTTGATAATCTCTATACGTTCTATATTTGTTACCGAAATACGTGATAAGTCAAAGTTACCGGAACTTCTGCCAAGCATAGGCTGTCCGTCAATAAGGATCATGACGTATTCACTAGAGAATCCCTGCAGCTGCACACCTACAGAACGGTTACCACCAGCGGTATTGTTAACAATGGCAATACCTGTCTGTTCTTTTAACACTTCGTCCAAACGTCTACTCCCCATAAGTTCAATTGCCTTCCTGTCGATAATAATAACCGGCATGGCAGAGTTCTTAGGATCAATTAATGTTGGACGGTTTTGAATCTCTTGCGTCACCAATGCTTCATCTAAAACTTGATTCGATTTATGAAGCTGGAAGAGATGTAGCTGCTTATCTTTTGCGATCAACTCAATAGAGCCAGTTAAGGTTTCATATCCAATTGCACTTAAAGTATAAGTATATGTTCCGGCATATAATTTTTTGACAATGAAATTTCCACGATTATCTGTTTTTGTCGTAGATCGGTCTGGTTCGATTAAAATACTAACATCTGCCAACGGTCTTTGTAATTCATCCACAATAAGCCCCTGAAATTGCGCATTCTGTTGTGCAAGCACTGAATTACTTTTCCCGATCAGAAAAAGAAAACTAAATAGCAGGCATAGATAGTGTGTTGTCTTCAAAGTTATTTGTAATAATTCTAAATAATAATGCAAGTATCTCCATAAAATGCCAAAGTTTATTTATGCATTGTGTATTTTGATTTGTGCAAAGCGTATTAATTTTTGTGCAATATGATATTATTTAAATGACATAATGATCCCTGCTGTTTAGTTAATTTATTGCTTATCAGTGTATTTAGGTGATTTATATCTACTCTTGTGTATTAGTGTAAGCGTATTGCAAACAGAACCCTTTATTTGTAATTAGTTTAAATAAGCCCATTTTTGTTCTTCATAAATGAACAAATTATATGAAGAAAATATTAAATAATTTTGCGCTTATCATCATTTTATGGTTTAGCTATACAGTAGCTATAGCACAAGGCAACACGCCAAAAAGAATTGTTTCCTTAAGTGGAAGTTTGACGGAAATTGTTGATGCATTAGGGCTAGGTGCTAATCTAGTGGCTGTTGATGTGACAAGCGATTATCCAAGTTATGTGAAAGAGATTCCCAAAGTGAGCAAAAACAGATCAATTACGGCTGAAGGAATTGCTTCATTTCGTCCAGATATTGTACTAGGTTTTGAAGGAGAGGTCAGTGCGGCTGTATTGGCGCAATTTAAGACCTTGAATATTTCATGTGTTTTGTTTAAACAAGAATTTTCTGAGGCTGGATTAACAGGATTGGTTCGCAAAGTAGGACAAGCTCTAAATGTTACTACAAAAGGAAATCAGGTCGCAGATCAATTATCGAAAGATCTAAAGTCTGCAATTGCGAAGGGGAAATCGAGTAAAGCAACTAAAATGATGTTTGTATATGCACGTGGGGCAGGAGCAATGAGTGTATCTGGTTCAGGAACTGCTGTTGATGCGGTAATCAAGTTAGCCGGTGCTCAAAATGTGATGAAAGGTTTTACGGGATACAAAACATATAACACAGAAGCCTTAGTTCAGGCCAATCCGGAAGTTATTTTGTTATTTGATTTTGGGATGTCCAGTTTAGGAGGAAAAGAAGCTATTTTGAAATTACCAGGTGTTAATTTAACTACAGCAGGTAAAAATAAAAGAGTAATTGCTATGGATGCATCCTTGTTAAATGGTTTCAGTATGCGTTTACCACAGGCGATACAGCAGTTGCACGAAAAATTATTTGGAAAATAGTGCTGTAATGAAAAATACCTTAATTTACACGCTACTCAGCATATTACTTATTATCGTAGTCATATTTTCATTAGGGATGGGATCGATTTCGGTTTCTTTTTGGGAGGTTTGTTCTATACTATTACATAAAACAGGTATTAGGACTTCATCTGGTATTGATGAGCTGACTGTCAATATTCTGGAGCAAATACGATTGCCTAGAATTTTGATGGGAATTGCAGTTGGTGCAGCTTTAGGCATCAGTGGAGCAGCTATACAAGGTATATTTCGAAATCCATTAGCTGAACCGGGATTAATGGGAATTTCTTCCGGAGCTTCTTTTTTTGCTGCACTCGTTATCTCTTTCGAAGGCTTATTACTTCCTTTAATTTCTGCAAGCCTGGGTTATTACGTTCTGGCATTTTCCGCATTTTTAGGTGCGACATTGACAGTGCTTATTGTTTATCGGATTTCCATGAATAATGGGAAATCACATATTGCGACGATGCTCTTGGCCGGTGTTGCTATGAATGCATTTGCGGGAGCCTTAACAGGATTATTGAGTTATTTGGCAACTGAACAACAATTACGGTCCATCACGTTTTGGTCATTGGGTAGTTTGGCGGGAGCATCATGGGAAAATATTAAGGTACTATATCCTTGTGTTTTGGTTTCTTTGGTTATTCTACCTCTTTTTGCCAAACAATTGAACGTTTTTGCTTTAGGAGAGTCTCAAGCCGAAATGATGGGGGTCAATACAAGCCGTTTGAAGATTGTTGTTATTTTATTTTCAACTTTAGCAGTGGGTGCCGCAGTGGCATTTTCTGGTGTGATCAGTTTTGTTGGTTTGTTGGTGCCACATGCTATCCGATTGATCGGTGGTGTTGATAATCGCTATGTGTTGATTGCTTCAAGTATAGCTGGTGCTTTGGTCCTCACACTTGCTGATCTATTGTCGCGAATGATCATACAGCCATTGGAACTTCCGATCGGGGTTATTACTGCTCTATTAGGTACTCCAGTTTTCTTATTTATCCTGATTAGAGACAAGAATAAAATCTAGTTTATGCTACAAGTACAATCACTATCATACGAAATTAAAGGACGTCCTATTTTAAGGGATATTGATATCTCTATTCAAAAAGGCGAATTTTACGCAATTGTAGGGGCAAATGGAGCCGGAAAAACATCGTTGTTGCGTATGTTGGCGTCCGATCTAAAGCCTGCTAAAGGATCGATATGGTTTAAAGGAAAACCGCTCCGTTCTTATTCATTGAAGGAACTGGCTTGTGCAAGAGCTTTTCTGCATCAGTCCAATAGTATGTCCATGGCCTTTACGGTTGAAGAAGTCGTGCGCATGGGGCGCTATCATTTGAAATCTTCTCAGGAGCAACATGAACTGGCTATAGCTGAGTGCATGCGTATCTGTGAAGTCGAACATCTGGGCGATAGAAAAATACAGCAACTGTCGGGAGGCGAGCAGCAACGTGTTCATTTTGCACGGGTATTGGCACAGGTGTGGGATCAGAAGGAGGTTTTGCTATTATTAGATGAACCCGTGGCAAGTATGGATATTCAATTTCAACATCAAACATTAGCCATTGCGAAAGCTTTGACCGCTGTCGGATTTAGTGTTGTTGCCATTCTACATGAATTGAATCTTGTCGCACAGTATGCAGATCGTGTATTGATGCTTAAATCGGGACGGAAATGGTGGGAGGGAACTCCGATGGAAGTGCTCAAGCCTGAAAATATATATGCTATATTTGGTGTACAAACAAAAGTGAGTACGGATATGGCTACGCTGACACCGTCAGTACATATCTGTACAGTACACTATTCGGCACCAAAATTTAATTCAAATTATAAATATGAATTGGCTATGGAATTAAAAGAAAAATACGAAAATTATAAGAGGGAGCATCCTAAGGCAAGGATTTACGACTGTGCAAAAGCATTGAATGTAAGTGAAGCACAGCTTCTATTGACACAGTTATCCGATGATGTGGTGTTACTTAAAGATGATATTTGGGCTATTCTGCAAGAATTGCCCCGTCTTGGTCACGTAATGGCTCTGACACGTAACGACGCATGTGTTCATGAAAGAAAAGGTACATATCCCACGCCTTCCAATGAGGGACATGTCGTCCTATTTCATAATGAGGATATTGACCTACGTGTTTTTATCCAGAATTGGGCCTATGCATTTGCTGTAAAGGTCAATGATCTTTGGAGTATCCAGTTCTTTGATACAGCTGGGTTGGCTGTCCATAAAGTTTATTTGACCAAGGACTCTAATCCGCTTCCGGTGTATGAAGAACTCGTAAATGCGCATCGTGCCACAGAACAAACCTATTTTACAATCAATATTCCTGCAATATTGAGCGACATCTCCATCCCAGATTCGGAGATGGATATCGATAGTTTTCAATCAGATTGGTTAAATATGAAGGATAGTCATGAATTTTTTGGTATCCTACGAAAATACAGTTTACAGCGGACACAAGCGTTACGTTTAGCTCCAGCAGGCTTTGCAGAGCAACTGCCATTGGACCGATTCACGGAGATCTTAAATCAGGCTTCTGAACAGCAAGTTGCGGTAATGGTTTTTGTGAGTAACAAAGGCTGCATTCAAATACATTCGGGGTTAATATCGAGACTTGTAACGATGGATAACTGGTTTAATGTATTGGATCCGCAATTTAATCTGCATCTTAACATGGATGCTATCGATCAAATCTGGCTGGTAAGAAAACCTTCTACGGATGGTATTGTTCATGCACTTGAAGTCTACGACAAGCAGGGAAATCTTATTGTTCAATTTTTTGGAAAGCGAAAACCGGGTGTTCCTGAACTGGAATCTTGGCGTGCGTTGTTGCAGGGTGAAAAGGTCTAAAAGTAAATTAACGGCTTATTTCTGAAGGGAGTAAGCCGTAATATTTTTTAAATGCATGTGTAAAACTAGCCTGATGTTTAAAACCCACAATCGTACTCACCTCATACATGTTTTTGTTTTCATTTAAAATTAGACGCTTTGCTTCTTCCATACGGATACGGGTGATGTAATTGTATATGGTCGTCCCGAAATGTTGTTTAAAGCCATTACGAAGTTTAAATTCATTTAATAGTACTAATTTTGATAATTGCTTGTGTGTCGGTGGATTAACAAAACTATTCCGAAGGATACGTTGTGCTTCTTCCAATTTTTGGACGTCTTCTATCTTTAAAAGATCTGTTAGCTTATCACTGATAAAACTGAATTGCTCAAATTGCAGCATGATTAGTTCCAGTACACGTGCATTGACGAATATCTGTTTCAATTCGTTTTTATTTGTCGTGGTACGGATACTATCAATGATTCCCTTCATTTCTGTGGTAACAAAAAGATCTTCTTCGACAATGGAGATTACTTTTTTTTCCTTCATCTTCTCTTTGAACTCCAAATGTAGCGGCGTATGTATGCTGATCATATTCTGATAGAGTTCTGGCGTCATAATGACCATAAAATATAGAAAGTCCTGGTTGTTCTCAATGGGGTGCTCTTCATACAGCGATGGAATGTAACGAATATTGTGCTTACTGAAAGTAAATCCATGGGCAGATTCCGATTTGCTGAGTATAAATTGACTCACTACAGCTTCGCCCTCTATCTCGGAAATAATATCGACCGGTGCTGATACACGCATATCTGCACAGAGTATAAATAGACCTCTGCTGA is a window encoding:
- a CDS encoding helix-turn-helix transcriptional regulator; this translates as MIIKAKIKQHNEWLFWEELPEISSINTILSEKHIAINKSPINISTYQILSRGLFILCADMRVSAPVDIISEIEGEAVVSQFILSKSESAHGFTFSKHNIRYIPSLYEEHPIENNQDFLYFMVIMTPELYQNMISIHTPLHLEFKEKMKEKKVISIVEEDLFVTTEMKGIIDSIRTTTNKNELKQIFVNARVLELIMLQFEQFSFISDKLTDLLKIEDVQKLEEAQRILRNSFVNPPTHKQLSKLVLLNEFKLRNGFKQHFGTTIYNYITRIRMEEAKRLILNENKNMYEVSTIVGFKHQASFTHAFKKYYGLLPSEISR
- a CDS encoding HmuY family protein; translated protein: MKLSIKILFYSCIATVFTSCFKPNIEPDILADGKSTIIKDLAGDVNAYVGAGVGGGNPKETRDFYTFLFRFSDQNQTWLKNHTDSVTNFAKTDWDLAFTGQYNGTLFINDGTMENNPAYGNPSRHRIVLIKKPYDQVDSAPEDIEFENSKINAFGIIMDAESSGWYDYNIQRHLVQAMPDRTYVIRLSNGKYVKLQMISVYQGIHNFTPITDLYWPAPYFTFRYFIQEDGTKNLKTSNL
- a CDS encoding hemin ABC transporter substrate-binding protein; amino-acid sequence: MKKILNNFALIIILWFSYTVAIAQGNTPKRIVSLSGSLTEIVDALGLGANLVAVDVTSDYPSYVKEIPKVSKNRSITAEGIASFRPDIVLGFEGEVSAAVLAQFKTLNISCVLFKQEFSEAGLTGLVRKVGQALNVTTKGNQVADQLSKDLKSAIAKGKSSKATKMMFVYARGAGAMSVSGSGTAVDAVIKLAGAQNVMKGFTGYKTYNTEALVQANPEVILLFDFGMSSLGGKEAILKLPGVNLTTAGKNKRVIAMDASLLNGFSMRLPQAIQQLHEKLFGK
- a CDS encoding TonB-dependent receptor, whose product is MKTTHYLCLLFSFLFLIGKSNSVLAQQNAQFQGLIVDELQRPLADVSILIEPDRSTTKTDNRGNFIVKKLYAGTYTYTLSAIGYETLTGSIELIAKDKQLHLFQLHKSNQVLDEALVTQEIQNRPTLIDPKNSAMPVIIIDRKAIELMGSRRLDEVLKEQTGIAIVNNTAGGNRSVGVQLQGFSSEYVMILIDGQPMLGRSSGNFDLSRISVTNIERIEIIKGASSCLYGSDALGGAINIITRLGKVTPQMHANINYGSFNVLDATLEGETSFNKNRGTALLSTNYYRTDGFNTNKKFQSSGTTVPPYQTFSIQGKVRHQLKDNQHFIGASGRYNYRQSDMHRGYGQDFSTLDQQKETDINASLFYDSRWNERWKSLSTYYVSHYQSDNKVTAQQNNANLASDNFTQMVHRLEQQFAYQSEGLNVTMGLGGAIEAMDLDENFDNKNQKNFFLYSQANKTIGEKTTVVAGLRYDQTDNYGGRLNPSLGVTYQLLPQLALKTGIGTGFKAPDFKTRYQVFYNPAANYYVIGNEVLNSTLDEMDAAGQISERRNYIINQLDGNLKAEHNTSINAGLTWKPLTNTTVEVNVFRHQLKNQINSIQVATGMQNMAIYSYQNLPKSVNKGFDISLSTRVLEKITINAGYQYLIAKDMSVIDSIEQGNWPFNTLRDPKTGETFKPTSKDYWGLENRSRHQFNVGAIYQAPWNLTINARANYRGKYAFSDANGNHFIDRFDTFVNQHILYNATIEKKFDKLPLTVRVTGENLGNYINYLIPGQIGRSVSFGLSYRLIK
- a CDS encoding biliverdin-producing heme oxygenase; its protein translation is MLNLKIKEATKNGHQELEKNVIFKLKAIENNLDYADVLKYFYAYFNAAEGNIEAALPTSLASYYATRRNASHVAKDIIELGGSLENLPEVVLPTISTKNQAIGALYVLEGSIMGGPHIVKMLQHRGITSGFNFFNGYGDQSMEKWAEFTAIINAEVAENDEQEAIDAALATFDAFTNTFNSKAVVS
- a CDS encoding FecCD family ABC transporter permease; this encodes MKNTLIYTLLSILLIIVVIFSLGMGSISVSFWEVCSILLHKTGIRTSSGIDELTVNILEQIRLPRILMGIAVGAALGISGAAIQGIFRNPLAEPGLMGISSGASFFAALVISFEGLLLPLISASLGYYVLAFSAFLGATLTVLIVYRISMNNGKSHIATMLLAGVAMNAFAGALTGLLSYLATEQQLRSITFWSLGSLAGASWENIKVLYPCVLVSLVILPLFAKQLNVFALGESQAEMMGVNTSRLKIVVILFSTLAVGAAVAFSGVISFVGLLVPHAIRLIGGVDNRYVLIASSIAGALVLTLADLLSRMIIQPLELPIGVITALLGTPVFLFILIRDKNKI
- a CDS encoding heme ABC transporter ATP-binding protein, with the translated sequence MLQVQSLSYEIKGRPILRDIDISIQKGEFYAIVGANGAGKTSLLRMLASDLKPAKGSIWFKGKPLRSYSLKELACARAFLHQSNSMSMAFTVEEVVRMGRYHLKSSQEQHELAIAECMRICEVEHLGDRKIQQLSGGEQQRVHFARVLAQVWDQKEVLLLLDEPVASMDIQFQHQTLAIAKALTAVGFSVVAILHELNLVAQYADRVLMLKSGRKWWEGTPMEVLKPENIYAIFGVQTKVSTDMATLTPSVHICTVHYSAPKFNSNYKYELAMELKEKYENYKREHPKARIYDCAKALNVSEAQLLLTQLSDDVVLLKDDIWAILQELPRLGHVMALTRNDACVHERKGTYPTPSNEGHVVLFHNEDIDLRVFIQNWAYAFAVKVNDLWSIQFFDTAGLAVHKVYLTKDSNPLPVYEELVNAHRATEQTYFTINIPAILSDISIPDSEMDIDSFQSDWLNMKDSHEFFGILRKYSLQRTQALRLAPAGFAEQLPLDRFTEILNQASEQQVAVMVFVSNKGCIQIHSGLISRLVTMDNWFNVLDPQFNLHLNMDAIDQIWLVRKPSTDGIVHALEVYDKQGNLIVQFFGKRKPGVPELESWRALLQGEKV